A region of Subtercola boreus DNA encodes the following proteins:
- a CDS encoding rhomboid family intramembrane serine protease, translated as MTSVPETSSNVCYRHPDRQSYILCQRCGKTVCPECSVQAAVGVHCVDCARNARQGGEYKRRPAFVRAVRSAGRSSGTPVVTYAIIAVTVFVFILQAIPGLGVTGALQFAGAYVQPDPGYAFGFEPWRMLTYALVHTPFSINAPFSILHILFNMYSLYIFGRILEPMIGRWRFLALYIISTVGGALSVDLLNDAGQPVIGASGAIFGLMAAFFIIARKLGGNTSQLLVLVVLNLAIGFLVPGISWQAHVGGLIAGGLVGLIYIETRKRQLQPAQILLTAAVFVVIVAATLVRSLV; from the coding sequence GTGACATCCGTTCCCGAGACGTCGTCGAACGTCTGCTACCGCCACCCCGACCGGCAGAGTTACATCCTCTGCCAGCGCTGCGGCAAGACGGTCTGCCCGGAGTGCTCGGTGCAGGCGGCGGTCGGTGTGCACTGTGTCGACTGTGCCCGGAATGCCAGGCAGGGCGGCGAGTACAAGCGACGCCCCGCGTTCGTGAGGGCTGTGAGATCGGCCGGCCGATCATCCGGAACACCCGTGGTGACGTACGCGATCATCGCCGTCACGGTCTTCGTGTTCATCCTGCAGGCCATCCCCGGACTCGGCGTCACGGGCGCCCTGCAGTTCGCCGGTGCCTACGTGCAGCCGGACCCCGGCTATGCATTCGGCTTCGAACCGTGGCGCATGCTCACCTATGCGCTGGTGCACACCCCGTTCTCGATCAACGCGCCGTTCTCGATCCTGCACATCCTCTTCAACATGTATTCGCTGTACATCTTCGGCCGGATCCTCGAACCGATGATCGGGCGGTGGCGGTTCCTTGCTCTCTACATCATCTCGACGGTGGGCGGCGCGCTGTCCGTCGATCTTCTCAACGACGCGGGACAGCCGGTCATTGGCGCATCGGGTGCGATCTTCGGCCTGATGGCGGCCTTCTTCATCATCGCCCGGAAGCTCGGCGGCAACACGTCACAGCTGCTTGTGCTCGTCGTGCTGAATCTGGCGATTGGTTTTCTGGTTCCGGGTATCTCGTGGCAGGCCCACGTCGGCGGACTGATCGCGGGCGGCCTGGTGGGGCTGATCTACATCGAGACGCGGAAGCGGCAGTTGCAGCCAGCGCAGATCCTGCTCACCGCCGCCGTCTTCGTCGTCATCGTTGCGGCGACGCTCGTGCGATCTTTAGTCTGA
- a CDS encoding anthranilate synthase component II: MTHVLVIDNYDSFVYTLNGYLHQLGAETTVVRNDAFSIEDAAAALERYDAVLISPGPGKPADAGVSIAVVHAAIASSTPLLGVCLGHQAIAEAMGATVTNAEELMHGKTSVIVHDASPFYEGVDQNFLATRYHSLAVVDGTVPEVLVVTSRTEGGVIMGLRHANAPVFGVQFHPESVLTEGGYRMLANWLAVAGLPSAQAAADGLSPLVRIG; the protein is encoded by the coding sequence ATGACCCACGTGCTCGTCATCGACAACTACGACAGCTTCGTCTACACGCTGAACGGCTACCTGCACCAGCTGGGCGCCGAGACGACAGTCGTTCGGAATGACGCGTTCTCGATCGAGGATGCGGCAGCCGCGCTCGAGCGTTACGACGCCGTGCTCATCTCGCCCGGCCCCGGCAAGCCGGCAGACGCCGGTGTGTCGATCGCGGTCGTGCATGCCGCCATCGCATCCTCGACACCGCTGCTCGGCGTGTGCCTCGGTCACCAGGCGATCGCCGAGGCGATGGGTGCCACGGTGACGAATGCCGAAGAGCTGATGCACGGCAAGACGTCCGTGATCGTGCACGACGCGAGCCCGTTCTACGAGGGGGTCGACCAGAACTTCCTTGCCACCCGCTACCACTCACTGGCGGTCGTCGACGGTACGGTCCCAGAGGTGCTCGTGGTGACCTCCCGCACCGAGGGCGGGGTCATCATGGGGCTCCGCCACGCGAACGCCCCGGTCTTCGGAGTGCAGTTCCACCCCGAATCCGTTCTGACAGAGGGCGGCTACCGGATGCTCGCGAACTGGCTCGCGGTGGCCGGACTCCCCTCGGCGCAGGCGGCCGCCGACGGGCTGAGCCCGCTCGTTCGCATCGGCTGA
- a CDS encoding class E sortase translates to MTDIFSLYPDEPEPQDTGRSAVPAEAGEGRPGDRRPRDNRRGSKSIVRGVIGVAGELLITAGVLVFLFLGWQLWIQGIALNSAQTNEASGLSQQWNASPVGPVSPGSTDPAAPATGAAPADGSNGAAPVVMAAPAETKQFAVLYVPRFGADYKRTIAEGVDAKAVLNAGGAGHYEQSAMPGAMGNFAIAAHRDGWGSPFIKINELKIGDPIYVETQDGWYTYRYRDTEYVTPEGVDVLSAVPQVPDAAPTDRLITLTSCNPLYIASERIIAYGVLDSFTPRSAGAPAEIAGLTGKGA, encoded by the coding sequence GTGACAGACATATTCTCACTTTATCCGGACGAGCCGGAACCCCAGGACACCGGCCGATCTGCCGTGCCTGCCGAGGCCGGCGAGGGTCGGCCCGGCGACAGGCGTCCCCGTGACAATCGACGGGGCTCGAAGTCGATCGTCCGTGGCGTCATCGGCGTAGCCGGTGAGCTTCTGATCACCGCAGGTGTGCTGGTGTTCCTCTTCCTCGGCTGGCAGCTCTGGATCCAGGGCATCGCGCTGAACAGTGCGCAGACGAACGAGGCGTCGGGGTTATCCCAACAGTGGAATGCCTCGCCGGTCGGCCCTGTCTCTCCAGGCAGCACCGACCCTGCCGCCCCGGCAACGGGCGCCGCGCCCGCGGACGGCTCGAACGGTGCCGCCCCCGTCGTGATGGCGGCACCCGCTGAGACCAAACAGTTCGCGGTGCTCTACGTTCCGCGCTTCGGGGCGGACTACAAGCGCACGATCGCCGAGGGTGTGGACGCGAAGGCGGTGCTGAACGCGGGCGGCGCCGGTCATTACGAACAGAGCGCGATGCCGGGTGCCATGGGCAACTTCGCGATCGCGGCCCACCGTGACGGCTGGGGCAGTCCGTTCATCAAGATCAACGAACTGAAGATCGGCGACCCGATCTACGTCGAGACCCAGGACGGCTGGTACACCTACCGCTACCGCGACACCGAGTACGTCACCCCTGAAGGTGTCGACGTACTGAGTGCGGTGCCCCAGGTTCCGGATGCCGCACCGACCGACCGGCTCATCACCCTGACGAGCTGCAATCCTCTCTACATAGCTTCGGAGCGGATCATCGCCTACGGTGTGCTCGACTCGTTCACCCCGCGGAGCGCGGGCGCCCCCGCCGAAATCGCGGGCCTCACCGGAAAGGGGGCCTGA
- a CDS encoding DUF3566 domain-containing protein, protein MSNVAEKLAKKSSRPAQAKQVRLRLVYVDFWSILKLSFLWSIILGIVTVVATFLIWSLLNQTGVFDSINKVLTEIAGTASGFDINQFASLGQVMGFAIIVAILDVIVITALGAIAAVLYNLTVKITGGVMLGFTNK, encoded by the coding sequence ATGAGTAATGTGGCCGAGAAGCTCGCCAAGAAATCATCACGCCCCGCCCAGGCCAAGCAGGTGCGCCTGCGCCTGGTCTACGTCGACTTCTGGTCGATCCTGAAGCTGTCGTTCCTCTGGTCGATCATCCTCGGTATCGTGACCGTCGTGGCGACATTCCTGATCTGGTCGCTGCTCAACCAGACCGGAGTCTTCGACTCGATCAACAAGGTGCTGACAGAGATCGCCGGAACCGCGAGTGGCTTCGACATCAACCAGTTCGCGTCCCTGGGCCAGGTCATGGGATTCGCGATCATCGTGGCGATTCTCGACGTGATCGTCATCACCGCCCTCGGGGCAATCGCAGCCGTTCTGTACAACCTGACGGTCAAGATCACCGGCGGAGTGATGCTCGGTTTCACAAACAAGTAG
- a CDS encoding peptidylprolyl isomerase, producing the protein MAKHTHVATLHTNLGDITVNLFGNHAPQTVKNFVGLAEGSREWTDPKTGTATTAKLYDGSIFHRIIPGFMIQGGDPLGNGTGGPGYRFNDEISPDLDFTQPYILAMANAGIQGGQGTNGSQFFITVGATTWLQGKHTIFGEVADDSSRRIVDKLAAVATDSYDRPLDAIVIESVEVADA; encoded by the coding sequence ATGGCCAAGCACACCCACGTCGCGACCCTCCACACGAACCTCGGCGACATCACCGTCAACCTCTTCGGCAACCACGCTCCACAGACTGTCAAGAACTTCGTCGGGCTCGCTGAGGGCTCGCGGGAATGGACCGACCCGAAGACGGGAACGGCCACGACCGCCAAGCTCTACGACGGCAGCATCTTCCACCGCATCATCCCGGGCTTCATGATCCAGGGTGGCGACCCGCTCGGCAACGGCACCGGCGGCCCCGGCTACCGGTTCAACGACGAGATCAGCCCCGACCTCGACTTCACGCAGCCCTACATCCTCGCGATGGCCAACGCCGGCATCCAGGGCGGGCAGGGAACGAACGGCTCCCAGTTCTTCATCACCGTCGGTGCCACCACGTGGCTCCAGGGCAAGCACACGATCTTCGGCGAGGTGGCCGACGACTCGTCGCGTCGTATCGTCGACAAGCTCGCAGCGGTGGCCACGGATTCCTACGACCGCCCTCTCGACGCCATCGTCATCGAGAGCGTCGAGGTCGCTGACGCGTAA
- the gyrB gene encoding DNA topoisomerase (ATP-hydrolyzing) subunit B, producing MTSPLDQADSEDEYGADAIQILEGLEAVRKRPGMYIGSTGPRGLHHLVYEIVDNSVDEALAGYCDTILITILKDGGVRVVDNGRGIPVDLNKHENKSTVEVVLTILHAGGKFGGGGYSVSGGLHGVGSSVVNALSAELDVEVRRQGHVYRQSYKHGIPQAPLEKGETSTETGTTISFWPSRETFETVEFDYETLRARFQQMAFLNKGLRLTLTDQRGDEDVVVSYLYEKGLVDYVEYLNRAKKNELVHEEVISFESEAPDRKISLEVAMQWTNGYTESVHTYANTINTHEGGTHEEGFRAALTSLVNKYAREKQILKEKDENLTGDDVREGLTAVVSIKLAEPQFEGQTKTKLGNTEAKAFVQRVAGKELADWFDRKPTEAREIIRKAIQASQARMAARKAREQTRRKGLLEGGGMPGKLKDCSSRDPVKSEIFIVEGDSAGGSAIQGRNPETQAILPLRGKILNVEKARLDRALGNNEVQAMITAFGAGIGEDFNPDKARYHKIVLMADADVDGQHITTLLLTLVFRYMRPLIELGYVYLAMPPLYRLKWSNAPHEYVYSDAERDALLTHGQAAGKRIPKENAIQRYKGLGEMDYRELWDTTMDPETRTLRQITLDDAAAADEIFSTLMGEDVESRRNFIQKNAKDVRFLDI from the coding sequence ATGACATCCCCACTTGACCAAGCCGACTCCGAAGATGAATACGGCGCCGACGCCATCCAGATCCTCGAAGGCCTCGAAGCGGTTCGTAAACGTCCCGGAATGTACATCGGTTCGACCGGTCCACGGGGGCTCCACCACCTTGTCTATGAGATCGTCGACAACTCTGTCGACGAGGCGCTGGCCGGGTACTGCGACACCATCCTGATCACCATCCTCAAAGACGGTGGGGTGCGCGTGGTCGACAACGGCCGGGGCATCCCTGTCGACCTGAACAAGCACGAGAACAAGTCCACCGTCGAAGTGGTGTTGACGATCCTGCATGCTGGCGGCAAGTTCGGCGGCGGCGGATATTCGGTTTCAGGCGGTCTGCACGGGGTGGGCAGCTCGGTGGTCAATGCGCTCTCTGCCGAATTGGATGTCGAGGTCCGTCGCCAGGGTCATGTCTACCGACAGAGCTACAAGCATGGGATCCCACAGGCGCCGCTCGAGAAGGGCGAGACATCGACAGAGACCGGAACCACGATCTCGTTCTGGCCGAGCCGAGAGACATTCGAGACCGTCGAGTTCGACTACGAGACCCTTCGAGCGCGATTCCAGCAGATGGCCTTCCTGAACAAGGGGCTCCGCCTCACCCTGACCGACCAGCGCGGTGACGAAGACGTCGTCGTCAGCTATCTCTACGAGAAGGGTCTCGTCGACTACGTCGAGTACCTCAACCGGGCCAAGAAGAACGAGCTGGTGCACGAGGAGGTCATCTCCTTCGAGAGCGAAGCTCCCGATCGCAAGATCTCGCTCGAAGTGGCCATGCAGTGGACCAACGGGTACACAGAGAGTGTGCACACCTATGCGAACACCATCAACACGCATGAGGGCGGAACGCACGAGGAGGGGTTCCGTGCTGCGCTGACCTCGTTGGTGAACAAGTACGCCCGCGAGAAGCAGATCCTGAAGGAGAAAGACGAGAACCTGACGGGTGACGACGTCCGTGAGGGTCTGACCGCAGTCGTCTCCATCAAGCTCGCCGAACCGCAGTTCGAGGGCCAGACGAAGACCAAGCTCGGCAACACCGAGGCCAAGGCCTTCGTGCAGCGCGTGGCAGGCAAGGAACTCGCCGATTGGTTCGACCGCAAGCCGACCGAGGCGCGCGAGATCATTCGGAAGGCCATCCAGGCCTCACAGGCGCGGATGGCCGCTCGCAAGGCACGCGAGCAGACCAGGCGCAAAGGCCTCCTCGAGGGCGGCGGTATGCCGGGCAAGCTCAAGGACTGCTCGAGCCGTGACCCCGTCAAGAGCGAGATCTTCATCGTCGAGGGTGACTCGGCCGGCGGGTCCGCGATCCAGGGCCGCAATCCCGAGACCCAGGCGATCCTGCCCCTCCGCGGCAAGATCCTGAACGTCGAGAAGGCGCGACTGGATCGGGCCCTCGGCAACAACGAGGTGCAGGCGATGATCACCGCGTTCGGCGCGGGCATCGGTGAGGACTTCAACCCCGACAAGGCCAGGTACCACAAGATCGTTCTGATGGCGGATGCCGACGTCGACGGTCAGCACATCACGACCCTGCTGCTCACGCTGGTGTTCCGGTACATGCGTCCGCTGATCGAACTCGGTTACGTCTACCTGGCGATGCCGCCGCTCTACCGTCTCAAATGGTCGAATGCGCCGCACGAGTACGTGTACTCCGACGCGGAGCGCGACGCGTTGCTCACCCATGGCCAGGCGGCGGGAAAGCGCATCCCGAAAGAGAACGCGATCCAGCGGTACAAGGGTCTCGGTGAGATGGACTACCGCGAACTCTGGGACACCACGATGGACCCTGAGACGCGCACCCTCCGCCAGATCACCCTCGATGACGCCGCGGCGGCCGACGAGATCTTCTCGACCCTGATGGGCGAAGATGTCGAGTCCCGACGCAACTTCATCCAGAAGAATGCCAAAGACGTTCGTTTCCTCGACATCTGA
- the gyrA gene encoding DNA gyrase subunit A yields MTTDRIEQVDLQLEMQRSYLDYAMSVIVGRALPDVRDGLKPVHRRVIYAMYDGGYRPDRAFSKSARVVGEVMGQFHPHGDTSIYDALVRLIQPWSLRYPLALGQGNFGSAGNDGAAAPRYTETKMAPLALEMVRDIQEETVDFQDNYDGRTLEPVVLPSRFPNLLVNGSVGIAVGMATNIPPHNLREVVSGAVWYLENPDATREELQDALIQRIKGPDFPTGAQILGVKGIHDAYRTGRGSITMRAVVNVEELQGRTCLVVTELPYQVNPDNLAIKIAELVKDGKIGGIADIRDETSGRTGQRLVIVLKRDAVAKVVLNNLYKHTSLQENFGANMLAIVDGIPRTLPIDGFITEWVAHQIDVIVRRTQFRLRRAEERMHILRGYLKALDALDEVIALIRRSPTVDDARSGLMELLDVDEIQADAILTMQLRRLAALERQKIVDEAADLQVEIDGFHVILGSPERQREIIIEEVTDIATKFGDDRRTEIMFGFDGDMNMEDLIPEEEMVVTVTRGGYIKRTRSDNYRSQHRGGKGVKGAQLRADDVVDHFFVTTTHHWLLFFTNTGRVYRAKAYELQEAGRDAKGQHVANLLALAPDEQIAQILDIRDYKTATYLTLATRDGLLKKTALSEYDTNRSGGIIAINLREGDELVSALLVEETSDVLLVSKKGMSIRFTASNDALRPMGRSTAGVIGMKFRDDDYLLDASVVSDNGFVFVVTEGGYAKRTSVDQYRLQGRGGLGIKVAKLQEARGDLAGSLIVDEEDEVLVVLASGKVVRSSVAEVPAKGRDTMGVVFARFAEDDRIIALAKNTERTVVLEETTDAEAAEEPTGEAADAGEES; encoded by the coding sequence ATGACGACCGACCGCATCGAGCAGGTCGACCTGCAGCTCGAGATGCAGCGTTCGTATCTCGACTATGCGATGAGCGTCATCGTCGGGCGTGCGCTGCCCGATGTGCGCGACGGACTGAAGCCGGTGCACCGCCGCGTGATCTACGCGATGTACGACGGAGGCTACCGGCCCGATCGCGCATTCTCGAAGTCGGCCCGCGTGGTCGGCGAGGTGATGGGTCAGTTCCACCCGCACGGCGACACCTCGATCTACGACGCGCTGGTGCGTCTGATCCAGCCGTGGAGCCTCCGCTATCCGCTGGCCCTCGGCCAGGGCAACTTCGGTTCGGCCGGCAACGACGGCGCTGCCGCCCCCCGGTACACAGAGACGAAGATGGCTCCGCTTGCGCTCGAGATGGTGCGCGACATCCAAGAGGAGACCGTCGACTTCCAGGACAACTACGACGGCCGTACGCTCGAGCCCGTCGTTCTGCCGTCGAGGTTCCCGAACCTGCTGGTGAACGGGTCGGTCGGCATCGCGGTCGGCATGGCCACGAACATCCCGCCGCACAACCTGCGTGAAGTGGTCTCCGGTGCCGTCTGGTACCTCGAGAACCCGGACGCGACGCGCGAAGAACTGCAGGACGCATTGATCCAGCGCATCAAGGGGCCCGACTTCCCGACGGGCGCCCAGATCCTCGGTGTCAAGGGCATCCACGACGCCTACCGCACCGGTCGCGGTTCGATCACGATGCGTGCAGTCGTGAACGTCGAGGAGCTGCAGGGTCGCACCTGCCTCGTGGTCACCGAGCTGCCCTACCAGGTGAACCCCGACAACCTCGCGATCAAGATCGCCGAACTCGTGAAAGACGGCAAGATCGGCGGAATCGCCGACATCCGCGACGAGACGTCGGGTCGAACCGGACAGCGCCTCGTCATCGTGCTGAAGCGCGACGCCGTGGCGAAGGTGGTGCTGAACAACCTCTACAAGCACACCTCGCTGCAGGAGAACTTCGGCGCCAACATGCTGGCGATCGTCGACGGCATCCCGCGCACGCTGCCGATCGACGGGTTCATCACCGAGTGGGTCGCCCACCAGATCGACGTGATCGTGCGGCGCACGCAGTTCCGTCTGCGCCGGGCCGAAGAGCGCATGCACATCCTGCGCGGGTACCTGAAGGCTCTGGATGCTCTCGACGAGGTCATCGCGCTGATCCGCCGTTCGCCGACCGTCGACGATGCGCGTTCGGGGCTGATGGAGCTGCTCGACGTGGACGAGATCCAGGCCGACGCCATCCTCACGATGCAGCTTCGGCGCCTGGCAGCTCTCGAACGACAGAAGATCGTCGACGAGGCAGCCGACCTGCAGGTCGAGATCGACGGTTTCCACGTCATCCTCGGCAGCCCGGAACGCCAGCGCGAGATCATCATCGAAGAGGTCACCGACATCGCGACGAAGTTCGGCGACGACCGGCGCACCGAGATCATGTTCGGCTTCGACGGCGACATGAACATGGAAGACCTCATCCCCGAAGAGGAGATGGTGGTCACGGTCACCCGAGGCGGCTACATCAAGCGCACCCGGAGCGACAACTATCGCAGCCAACACCGCGGCGGCAAGGGCGTCAAGGGCGCCCAGCTGCGGGCGGATGACGTCGTCGACCACTTCTTCGTGACCACGACCCACCACTGGCTGCTGTTCTTCACCAACACCGGGCGGGTCTACCGCGCGAAGGCGTATGAGCTGCAGGAGGCCGGGCGGGACGCGAAGGGCCAGCACGTGGCCAACCTTCTCGCGTTGGCGCCGGACGAGCAGATCGCGCAGATCCTCGACATCAGGGACTACAAGACGGCGACGTACCTCACGCTCGCCACGCGTGACGGTCTGCTCAAGAAGACGGCGCTCAGCGAATACGACACGAACCGCTCCGGGGGGATCATCGCGATCAACCTCCGTGAAGGCGACGAACTGGTCTCGGCGCTGCTCGTGGAAGAGACGAGCGATGTTCTGCTCGTGTCGAAGAAGGGCATGAGCATCCGGTTCACCGCCTCGAACGACGCGCTCCGGCCGATGGGACGCTCGACGGCGGGAGTGATCGGCATGAAGTTCCGTGACGACGACTACCTGCTCGACGCCTCGGTGGTCTCCGACAACGGATTCGTCTTCGTGGTGACAGAGGGCGGCTACGCCAAACGCACCTCGGTCGACCAGTACCGCCTGCAGGGCAGGGGCGGTCTCGGCATCAAGGTGGCGAAACTGCAGGAAGCGCGAGGCGACCTGGCCGGGTCCCTGATCGTCGACGAGGAAGACGAGGTCTTGGTGGTTCTTGCCAGCGGCAAGGTGGTACGCTCCTCCGTGGCCGAAGTCCCGGCCAAGGGCCGAGACACCATGGGTGTTGTCTTCGCACGATTCGCTGAAGACGATCGGATCATCGCGTTGGCCAAGAACACCGAACGCACCGTTGTTCTGGAGGAGACCACCGACGCGGAAGCGGCGGAAGAACCGACAGGCGAAGCCGCGGATGCTGGAGAGGAAAGCTAG
- the pknB gene encoding Stk1 family PASTA domain-containing Ser/Thr kinase: protein MTDDNRLLAGRYRIGEIIGRGGMSNVYVGRDERLGRPVAIKLLKSSLAGDPIFRTRFRQEAQAASRMAHPTIVRVFDAGEERVAEAGGSEAIVPFIVMEYVQGILLKDLIRQGPVDPAEAVRITDGILTALEYSHRAGVVHRDIKPGNIMLTNSGQVKVMDFGIARAISDSSATVAQTTAILGTAQYFSPEQARGESVDARTDLYSTGIVLFELLTGRAPFRGETPVAVAYQHVSEAPVAPSSINPKVSPALDQVVAHSLAKDRFARFQSAADFKVDLQIAGAGKIPSKRLPREDFQSSLFGAPPTLTSGSDVALTQLAGDDEYAVRTQSRPPVIWIWAGIASVAVILIAILFWVFTLKETNIVPDASRVIPVTAGQTYDGANATLQQLDLVTQRYDVNDPTVPVGEVVRTDPGAGTVVQPKTLISVYVSLGPKPVAMPSVVGSSVAAATPTITALGMKIGATTKENSATVAADVIISTTPAAGAQSFAGDTVNFVVSNGLVTVPNVVNVPLDQATVALRAINYTVNTTNDDTCPTSGQNPVTNQSIPAGDGAQAAEITLTYCTGAVVPPTTPTPTPTATP, encoded by the coding sequence GTGACCGATGACAATCGCCTTCTCGCCGGGCGATACCGCATTGGTGAGATCATCGGTCGCGGCGGCATGTCGAACGTGTACGTCGGCCGCGACGAACGCCTCGGCCGTCCGGTAGCGATCAAGCTCCTCAAGTCTTCGCTGGCCGGTGACCCGATCTTCCGCACGCGTTTCCGCCAGGAGGCGCAGGCCGCCTCCCGTATGGCGCACCCCACCATCGTTCGGGTGTTCGACGCCGGCGAGGAGCGTGTCGCCGAGGCGGGCGGCAGCGAAGCCATCGTGCCGTTCATCGTGATGGAGTACGTGCAGGGCATCCTGCTGAAAGACCTCATCCGGCAGGGCCCGGTCGATCCGGCCGAGGCTGTGCGCATCACCGACGGCATCCTCACGGCCCTCGAGTACTCGCACCGCGCCGGTGTCGTGCACCGCGACATCAAGCCCGGCAACATCATGCTCACCAACTCGGGCCAGGTGAAGGTGATGGACTTCGGCATCGCCCGGGCCATCTCCGACTCCTCCGCCACGGTCGCGCAGACCACCGCGATCCTCGGCACAGCCCAGTACTTCTCACCCGAGCAGGCGCGGGGCGAATCGGTGGATGCCCGCACCGACCTCTACTCGACCGGCATCGTGCTCTTCGAACTGCTCACCGGTCGTGCGCCGTTCCGGGGCGAGACCCCCGTGGCTGTCGCCTACCAGCACGTCAGCGAGGCACCGGTCGCACCGAGCTCCATCAATCCGAAGGTCTCACCGGCGCTCGACCAGGTGGTCGCCCACTCCCTGGCGAAGGATCGCTTCGCCCGCTTCCAGAGTGCCGCAGACTTCAAGGTCGACCTGCAGATCGCGGGTGCCGGCAAGATCCCCTCGAAGCGCCTGCCGCGGGAGGATTTCCAGTCCTCGCTCTTCGGTGCACCCCCCACGCTGACCTCGGGGTCGGATGTTGCACTGACCCAGCTCGCCGGAGACGACGAGTATGCGGTGCGCACCCAGTCCCGCCCGCCGGTGATCTGGATCTGGGCCGGCATTGCGAGCGTCGCAGTGATCCTGATCGCGATCCTGTTCTGGGTGTTCACTCTCAAGGAGACGAACATCGTCCCGGATGCCTCCCGGGTCATCCCGGTCACCGCCGGCCAGACCTACGACGGTGCGAACGCGACTCTCCAGCAACTTGACCTCGTGACGCAACGCTACGACGTCAACGACCCGACCGTTCCGGTGGGCGAGGTCGTGCGCACGGACCCCGGCGCGGGAACAGTGGTCCAGCCGAAGACCCTCATCAGCGTTTACGTCTCGCTGGGTCCGAAGCCTGTCGCCATGCCGAGTGTGGTCGGCAGCTCTGTCGCCGCGGCGACGCCGACGATCACGGCACTCGGCATGAAGATCGGCGCCACCACCAAGGAGAACTCGGCCACGGTCGCAGCCGATGTCATCATCAGCACCACCCCGGCCGCCGGTGCGCAGAGTTTTGCGGGCGACACCGTGAACTTCGTCGTCTCGAACGGCCTCGTCACGGTGCCGAACGTGGTGAACGTGCCGCTCGACCAGGCCACGGTGGCCCTCCGCGCAATCAACTACACCGTCAACACCACCAATGACGACACCTGCCCCACCAGCGGGCAGAACCCGGTCACAAATCAGTCCATCCCAGCGGGAGACGGCGCCCAGGCCGCGGAGATCACGCTCACCTACTGCACCGGGGCCGTCGTTCCCCCGACGACACCGACGCCCACGCCGACAGCCACCCCCTAG
- a CDS encoding cell division protein CrgA, producing the protein MAREKTRSQQVVQRTSDESSPNPVWFKPVMFGFMLLGLTWIIVFYVSQGVLPVPGLGSWNILIGFGIAFIGFLMTTRWR; encoded by the coding sequence ATGGCCCGCGAAAAGACCCGTTCCCAGCAAGTCGTTCAGCGAACGAGCGATGAGTCGAGCCCGAACCCGGTGTGGTTCAAGCCGGTGATGTTCGGCTTCATGCTGCTCGGCCTGACCTGGATCATCGTGTTCTACGTGAGCCAGGGTGTTCTGCCCGTTCCCGGCCTCGGCAGCTGGAACATCCTCATCGGCTTCGGGATCGCCTTCATCGGCTTCCTGATGACCACGCGCTGGCGCTAG